In Solanum pennellii chromosome 3, SPENNV200, a single window of DNA contains:
- the LOC107013916 gene encoding uncharacterized protein LOC107013916, translated as MGACASKPKVLEGTAPHVLGEDIMNNNKQEGIVGDDVPNKPHSLSNLFKEGKEGSEEVKEETSTEAQLPKTEETPENKTEDVIESEKEAEEVIKSEKEETTTEAQNEEIKSEIEENEQVIKSEPETEIINPEVMKTETEISSEKKVAVEEEKPPKKPVVEEKKSGKFWWDK; from the exons ATGGGAGCATGTGCAAGCAAGCCTAAGGTCTTGGAGGGTACCGCTCCTCATGTGTTGGGAGAAGACATCATGAACAACAACAAGCAAGAAGGAATTGTGGGCGATGATGTTCCTAATAAGCCTCACTCTCTCAGTAATTTGTTCAAGGAG GGAAAAGAAGGGTCAGAAGAAGTGAAAGAGGAGACATCCACAGAAGCACAGCTACCAAAGACGGAGGAGACCCCAGAAAATAAAACAGAGGATGTTATAGAATCAGAAAAAGAAGCAGAGGAAGTTATAAAATCAGAAAAAGAAGAGACAACTACTGAGGCAcagaatgaagaaataaaatcagAAATAGAAGAGAATGAGCAAGTCATAAAATCCGAACCAGAAACAGAGATAATTAATCCTGAAGTAATGAAAACAGAAACAGAGATTTCCAGTGAGAAGAAAGTTGCAGTAGAGGAAGAGAAACCACCAAAAAAACCTGTCGTTGAAGAAAAGAAATCAGGAAAATTTTGGTGGGACAAGTAA